A single Ignavibacteriales bacterium DNA region contains:
- a CDS encoding bifunctional (p)ppGpp synthetase/guanosine-3',5'-bis(diphosphate) 3'-pyrophosphohydrolase has product MTYLRLNKRSQKLASAPVSFKAEKDELLQLCSRNIPSFRPDVVDKAFDFAMEAHKNFVRKSNEPFFSHPIAVARILASELPLDDVSVACGLLHDVVEDNDNYNIDIIKKNFGHDIAVIVDGLTKIKNLFKGTEFDQAEYYRKLLLSITKDIRVIIVKLADRLNNMRTLEFLDSDKRKKIAKETLEIYAPLSHRFGLGQLKWELEDLAFKELNKQAYEDLKRKINAKRAEREDYIERFKQPLVKELAQYNIKYEISGRAKHLYSIYRKMIKRNKPFSEIYDLFAIRIILDSESRTDCYTVHGVVNGIYTPVPDRFKDYIAIPKANNYQSLHTTVVGPDGKKVEVQIRNKKMHEVAEQGVAAHWKYKEGKSGDDPQMVSYIAWIRDILESSSDDEYKKGVVDNFKLDLYSDEIFIFTPKGDLKRLPVGSTPVDFAFQVHSKVGHHCIGAKVNHKLVPLDFVLKSGDQVEILTSKNQHPNKNWLKFVKTSKAISDIKKWLNKEDETLFNAGKDLWEKKLKKLKLSFTSQELNKLIQSIKMDNTRQFFMAVGQAKINVDELLTTSMEKERKSKDVTSSYENFKDFARSSGGQLAISGENFKMLVSYSKCCSPIPGDDVLGFVSIGGGIRIHRADCKNMGDLAKRDPEKVVSIYWPEIEGSSFIVGLSISGLDSPGILNNISNTILNVKTTNIKSINIDTHNGVFKGIVTLYVMNKEHLNTIIEKVRSIEGVYEVRRLDEII; this is encoded by the coding sequence ATGACATATTTGAGGCTAAACAAAAGGTCTCAAAAATTGGCTTCCGCTCCCGTATCGTTTAAGGCAGAAAAAGACGAACTGCTTCAGCTTTGTTCCCGGAATATTCCCTCATTCCGGCCGGATGTTGTTGACAAGGCATTCGATTTTGCCATGGAAGCCCATAAGAACTTTGTCAGAAAGTCAAATGAACCCTTCTTTTCACATCCGATAGCAGTAGCCAGGATTCTTGCCTCAGAACTTCCCCTTGATGATGTCTCGGTTGCCTGCGGGCTGCTTCATGATGTTGTTGAGGACAACGACAATTATAACATTGATATAATTAAAAAGAATTTTGGGCATGATATTGCTGTCATAGTTGACGGTTTGACAAAAATTAAGAACCTGTTTAAGGGAACCGAATTTGATCAGGCCGAATACTACCGCAAACTCCTCCTTTCTATTACAAAGGATATACGGGTAATTATTGTTAAACTAGCCGACCGGCTAAATAATATGAGGACTCTGGAGTTTCTCGATTCAGACAAGCGTAAGAAGATTGCTAAAGAGACTCTTGAAATTTATGCCCCGCTTTCACATCGTTTCGGACTTGGTCAGCTTAAATGGGAATTAGAGGACCTGGCATTTAAGGAACTGAACAAACAGGCATACGAGGATCTTAAAAGAAAGATCAATGCTAAACGGGCTGAGCGTGAAGACTATATAGAACGGTTCAAACAGCCCCTGGTAAAAGAACTGGCCCAGTACAATATCAAATATGAAATAAGCGGCAGGGCTAAGCATCTTTATAGTATCTACCGGAAAATGATCAAAAGAAATAAACCGTTCAGTGAAATCTATGATCTTTTCGCGATACGGATTATCCTCGACTCGGAATCCAGAACTGATTGTTATACGGTGCACGGTGTCGTAAATGGAATTTATACACCCGTTCCTGACCGGTTTAAGGACTATATAGCAATTCCAAAAGCGAATAATTATCAGTCCCTGCATACAACAGTGGTCGGTCCGGACGGGAAAAAGGTTGAAGTACAAATCCGCAATAAGAAGATGCATGAGGTGGCCGAGCAGGGAGTTGCCGCCCACTGGAAGTATAAGGAAGGAAAATCCGGGGATGATCCGCAAATGGTCAGTTATATTGCCTGGATCAGGGATATTCTTGAATCATCCTCAGATGATGAATACAAAAAAGGTGTTGTAGACAATTTCAAGCTGGACCTTTATTCAGATGAGATTTTTATATTCACCCCAAAAGGAGACTTAAAAAGACTTCCGGTCGGATCCACACCGGTAGATTTTGCGTTTCAGGTGCATTCAAAAGTGGGCCATCACTGTATTGGTGCAAAGGTTAATCACAAGCTTGTTCCTCTGGATTTTGTCCTTAAAAGCGGGGATCAGGTTGAGATTCTGACTTCAAAAAATCAGCACCCTAATAAAAACTGGCTTAAATTTGTCAAAACCTCCAAAGCTATTTCAGATATCAAAAAATGGCTGAATAAAGAAGATGAAACCCTTTTCAATGCCGGAAAAGATCTTTGGGAGAAAAAACTTAAAAAACTGAAACTCTCCTTTACAAGCCAGGAGTTAAATAAACTGATTCAGTCCATAAAAATGGATAATACCCGCCAGTTCTTTATGGCTGTAGGTCAGGCAAAAATCAATGTTGATGAACTCCTGACTACTTCAATGGAAAAGGAGCGGAAGAGTAAAGATGTAACCAGCAGTTATGAAAACTTTAAGGATTTTGCCCGCTCAAGCGGTGGACAGCTTGCAATCAGCGGTGAAAACTTTAAGATGCTGGTTTCCTATTCAAAATGCTGCAGTCCGATTCCGGGAGATGATGTACTGGGTTTTGTCTCAATAGGTGGCGGAATAAGAATTCACCGGGCAGATTGCAAAAATATGGGTGATCTGGCCAAAAGAGATCCTGAGAAAGTGGTGAGTATTTACTGGCCTGAAATAGAAGGTTCATCCTTTATCGTAGGACTTTCGATCAGCGGGCTGGATTCTCCGGGTATTCTTAATAATATTTCAAATACCATTCTAAACGTCAAAACCACCAATATTAAGTCCATTAACATTGATACCCATAATGGTGTTTTTAAGGGAATTGTCACACTATATGTCATGAATAAGGAACACCTGAATACAATAATTGAAAAGGTCAGGTCCATCGAAGGGGTATATGAAGTCAGAAGATTAGATGAAATTATCTGA
- the ruvX gene encoding Holliday junction resolvase RuvX: MKLSENGELTGGERVLAVDYGHVRVGLAISDPLKIIASPLTTLKNDATLLQEITRIIKTEGVKIVILGDPGEKPSNKEIRDKIIQFKSFLESRNCRVILWDETYTSEMAKKMVLETVKSRKKRQNKGLVDMNAAIIILQEYLRTV; this comes from the coding sequence ATGAAATTATCTGAAAACGGGGAATTGACCGGAGGCGAGCGTGTTTTAGCGGTTGATTACGGACACGTACGGGTTGGGCTGGCCATCTCAGACCCTCTTAAAATCATCGCTTCACCCCTTACGACTCTAAAAAACGATGCGACTCTGCTTCAGGAAATAACCAGGATTATAAAAACTGAAGGAGTGAAAATCGTAATACTTGGTGATCCGGGTGAAAAGCCATCGAATAAGGAGATCCGGGATAAAATTATCCAGTTTAAGAGTTTTCTGGAATCCAGAAATTGCCGGGTAATTCTCTGGGACGAAACCTATACCTCAGAGATGGCTAAAAAGATGGTTCTCGAGACAGTAAAAAGCCGCAAAAAAAGGCAGAATAAGGGGTTGGTGGACATGAACGCGGCTATCATAATTTTGCAGGAATATCTAAGAACAGTTTGA
- the eutM gene encoding ethanolamine utilization microcompartment protein EutM translates to MTLDALGMIETKGLVGAIEAADAMVKAAKVELIGKETIGGGYVTVMVRGDVGAVKAATDAGAAAAQRVGELVSVHVIPRPHTEVELILPKKNK, encoded by the coding sequence ATGACATTAGATGCTTTGGGAATGATTGAAACCAAAGGTCTCGTCGGCGCAATTGAAGCAGCCGATGCAATGGTAAAGGCCGCTAAAGTTGAACTTATCGGTAAAGAAACTATTGGCGGTGGGTATGTAACCGTCATGGTCAGAGGTGATGTTGGCGCAGTTAAAGCTGCCACTGATGCCGGTGCAGCCGCAGCTCAGCGTGTTGGTGAATTAGTATCAGTTCATGTAATCCCAAGACCTCATACAGAAGTTGAATTAATACTCCCTAAGAAAAATAAATAA
- a CDS encoding BMC domain-containing protein: MSRALGLIETKGLVGAIEAADAMVKAANVTIIGKEKTVPAMITIQIAGDVAAVRSAIDAGAAAAQRVGQLLSVHIIPQPDDQIETIIPQLFSEADDLSGPLPAEGSFEKSDEIAVEQKDAESLPEITQAASDTPVTEQILLPGFKSQEEISLKEDKSETQSEPISEVETISATVMEEQAPQIVQEAEFILEELPEENVLPAESSTEEVEEITQETVSPEIIEVASQETVSAETDFIDDVSEKMFEDLPDNFSIMESDIYSLNVHQLRKLARQIDNFPIQGREISKANRNELLRHFEALRSP; encoded by the coding sequence ATGTCCCGTGCTCTCGGATTAATTGAAACAAAGGGGTTGGTAGGTGCAATTGAGGCCGCTGACGCGATGGTGAAAGCGGCCAATGTTACCATAATCGGTAAGGAAAAAACCGTCCCCGCAATGATAACGATTCAAATCGCCGGTGATGTGGCGGCCGTCAGGTCAGCAATTGACGCAGGCGCTGCAGCAGCTCAGCGGGTTGGGCAGTTGCTCTCTGTACACATCATTCCTCAGCCCGATGATCAGATTGAAACAATTATTCCTCAGCTTTTTTCTGAAGCAGACGATCTTTCCGGACCGCTTCCTGCTGAAGGATCTTTTGAGAAATCAGATGAGATAGCTGTTGAGCAAAAAGATGCGGAGAGTTTACCAGAAATTACTCAGGCTGCATCTGATACTCCAGTTACTGAACAGATTCTCTTACCAGGATTTAAATCGCAGGAAGAAATTTCTTTAAAAGAAGATAAATCTGAAACTCAATCAGAGCCGATCAGTGAAGTCGAAACGATTTCCGCAACAGTAATGGAAGAACAGGCACCTCAGATTGTTCAAGAGGCAGAATTCATTCTGGAAGAACTGCCTGAGGAAAACGTTTTACCTGCAGAGTCTTCAACTGAAGAGGTTGAAGAAATTACTCAAGAAACGGTGTCACCGGAGATTATTGAGGTAGCTTCTCAGGAAACCGTCAGTGCAGAAACCGATTTTATTGATGATGTTTCGGAGAAGATGTTTGAAGATCTTCCCGATAATTTCAGCATTATGGAAAGTGATATTTACTCACTAAATGTTCATCAGCTCAGAAAACTGGCAAGACAAATTGACAATTTTCCGATTCAGGGGAGGGAAATATCTAAAGCTAACCGCAACGAACTTCTCAGGCATTTTGAAGCTCTCAGATCCCCATGA
- the tmk gene encoding dTMP kinase: MFITFEGIDFSGKSTQIQLLKEHLTAKGRDVLVIREPGGGEIEEKIRTILLDKKNLEMTSETEILLFSASRAQLVRKTILPSLERGTIVISDRFHDSTTAYQGYGRQLPLEMVKKISEFAIQEAVPDITFFIDIPVAEARKRKLAHGQESLDRIENMNDDFYSRVRNGYLEIAKSESRFRVVNGCEKKDEVHAMIVNELQKAGLHDV, translated from the coding sequence ATGTTTATTACATTTGAAGGAATAGATTTTTCCGGTAAATCAACCCAGATTCAGCTTTTGAAGGAGCATCTGACTGCAAAAGGCAGGGATGTTCTGGTTATCAGAGAACCGGGCGGTGGAGAAATTGAAGAAAAAATCAGGACAATACTTCTTGATAAAAAGAACCTTGAGATGACATCTGAGACAGAAATTTTATTATTCTCAGCATCCAGGGCTCAGTTAGTGAGGAAAACTATTCTCCCTTCTTTAGAACGGGGGACGATAGTTATTTCTGACAGGTTTCATGATTCTACCACGGCTTATCAGGGTTACGGCAGACAACTTCCTCTGGAAATGGTGAAAAAAATAAGTGAGTTCGCTATTCAGGAGGCCGTTCCTGATATAACATTCTTTATTGATATCCCGGTTGCAGAGGCAAGGAAAAGAAAGCTGGCTCACGGGCAGGAGTCACTTGACAGAATTGAAAATATGAATGATGATTTCTACAGCAGGGTAAGAAATGGCTACCTTGAGATAGCTAAATCCGAATCCAGATTCAGAGTGGTTAATGGCTGCGAGAAAAAAGATGAAGTGCATGCAATGATTGTTAATGAATTACAAAAAGCCGGTTTACACGATGTTTAG
- a CDS encoding S41 family peptidase — protein sequence MNYKKPVYTMFRKRIIIALIVAPIIFTGAWLYKSGDIYFEIARNIDLFTRIYKEVTLNYVDDINPDEFLRSGIKGMLQNLDPYTVFIDEKRQDDIEMMTTGKYGGVGISVGIRDEKITIVEIMDGYSAQRQGLMIGDEIVAVDSVKLDKSMFDDVSLYVKGEPGTFVGLKIVRPGVTDTLLFSLVREEIQVKNVTFADFVPAESGTAYIKLSGFNRGAGDELRRSILNIQKKGEIKEIVLDLRGNPGGLLESAVDISSVFLPKGTLIVSTMGKDSTSYKAYFSSKEPILPETPLAVLVNGSSASASEIVAGAIQDHDRGIIVGERSFGKGLVQTISPLSNNTSLKITTSKYYTPSGRCIQKVDYAKDNKVITNSAETLPEKYLTDNKRTVFASGGILPDSSVTLSELSDFTRDLLAKGYIFRISSELIAVANEKRYTESDSSLIREKTGRYLKEKGYVYKPQIVKKLEEIRESFKSKDDFAAISAEFNQLISKAESAGSANTLALPSDGVREVLSDIINRQGGSSEKIRYQLRFDHQYVTSVALVKNRNYIAKILNRK from the coding sequence ATGAATTACAAAAAGCCGGTTTACACGATGTTTAGAAAAAGAATTATTATTGCTCTGATTGTCGCCCCTATAATTTTCACAGGCGCGTGGCTTTACAAATCTGGTGATATCTATTTTGAAATTGCCAGAAATATTGATCTCTTTACCAGGATTTATAAAGAGGTTACTCTTAATTATGTGGATGATATTAATCCGGATGAGTTTCTGCGCTCCGGGATAAAAGGAATGCTTCAGAATCTTGATCCCTATACGGTCTTCATTGATGAAAAAAGGCAGGATGACATTGAGATGATGACCACCGGCAAGTATGGCGGTGTTGGGATTTCAGTTGGTATCCGTGATGAAAAAATAACTATTGTAGAAATCATGGACGGTTACTCAGCGCAGCGTCAGGGGCTGATGATTGGCGATGAGATAGTTGCTGTTGATTCAGTAAAACTTGATAAGTCAATGTTTGATGATGTCTCACTTTATGTTAAAGGGGAACCTGGAACTTTTGTTGGTCTGAAGATTGTGCGGCCGGGAGTAACGGATACTCTGCTTTTCAGTCTTGTGCGGGAAGAAATTCAGGTGAAGAATGTAACATTTGCTGATTTTGTCCCAGCTGAATCAGGTACCGCTTATATAAAGCTTAGCGGATTTAACCGGGGAGCCGGTGACGAATTGCGCAGATCAATACTAAATATTCAGAAAAAGGGGGAGATTAAAGAGATTGTGCTTGACTTACGTGGAAATCCGGGGGGTCTGCTCGAAAGCGCCGTTGATATATCCTCTGTCTTTTTACCAAAAGGGACTCTTATTGTTTCTACCATGGGAAAAGATTCAACAAGCTACAAAGCGTATTTTTCTAGTAAAGAACCAATTCTCCCTGAGACTCCACTTGCTGTTCTGGTAAACGGCAGCAGTGCATCAGCTTCTGAAATTGTTGCAGGTGCTATTCAGGATCATGACAGAGGCATTATTGTTGGTGAAAGATCATTTGGCAAAGGACTTGTTCAGACGATTTCGCCGTTGTCTAATAATACTTCGCTTAAAATAACTACCTCAAAATATTATACACCAAGCGGCAGATGTATTCAGAAAGTTGACTACGCAAAGGATAATAAAGTAATTACCAATTCAGCTGAAACGTTACCCGAAAAATATTTAACTGATAATAAACGCACTGTTTTCGCTTCTGGCGGAATTTTGCCTGATTCATCAGTTACTTTGTCTGAACTCTCGGATTTCACAAGAGATCTGCTTGCAAAGGGCTATATATTCCGGATATCTTCTGAACTTATTGCGGTTGCCAATGAAAAACGATACACAGAATCTGACAGTTCGCTGATCAGAGAAAAAACCGGAAGATATTTAAAGGAAAAGGGGTACGTGTATAAACCTCAGATTGTGAAGAAACTTGAAGAGATCAGAGAATCATTCAAATCAAAAGATGATTTTGCCGCAATCAGTGCTGAGTTTAATCAGCTGATCTCCAAAGCAGAATCAGCCGGTAGTGCAAATACACTTGCTTTGCCATCAGACGGGGTCAGAGAGGTGCTGAGTGATATTATTAACCGGCAGGGAGGCAGTTCTGAGAAAATCAGATATCAGCTCAGGTTTGACCATCAATATGTAACTTCGGTTGCTTTAGTGAAAAACAGAAATTATATAGCAAAAATACTTAACAGAAAATGA
- a CDS encoding FAD-binding protein: MNSATLSAISRIVGGDNLLTSEEDKIVYSYDGTPLLQQKPEAVVFPENPTQISALFKLAKEDGFKIVPRGSGTGLSGGSIPVENSIALVMTRWNKILEVDELNLTATVEPGVVTSQLHKEVEKRGLFYPPDPGSMNICTLGGNVAENAGGLRGLKYGVTKDYVLGLELVLPDGEILSIGGKNFKDVAGYSIKDIFIGSEGTLGIITKIQFKLIPKPTSAVTLLAFFDSVPQAGEAVAEIIAAKITPCMLEFLDNTTLRCVEDYTKLGLPTDKEAVLLIEVDGRGSSVMEDANQVEQILMKNGGQYISKSEDPAESLRLKSARRTAFSALARQRPTTILEDATVPRSKLPEMLEKIQYAAKKYDLIIGNFGHAGDGNLHPTCLTDERDHKEIERVHKAFDYIFEQAVALGGTITGEHGTGLAKKQFFEKIASRPALHVMNSLKLVLDPDNILNPGKIFTFKPKCESLIYGRQR; encoded by the coding sequence ATGAATTCGGCCACTCTTTCAGCAATTTCGCGCATCGTTGGGGGAGATAATCTTTTAACTTCCGAGGAAGACAAAATTGTCTATTCCTATGACGGAACTCCGCTGCTTCAACAAAAACCAGAAGCAGTTGTTTTTCCTGAGAATCCAACTCAGATTTCGGCTTTGTTTAAATTGGCAAAAGAGGATGGATTTAAAATTGTACCGCGCGGTTCCGGGACCGGTTTAAGCGGAGGATCTATTCCTGTCGAGAATAGTATTGCACTGGTTATGACCCGCTGGAATAAAATTCTTGAAGTTGATGAACTTAACCTTACTGCAACGGTTGAACCTGGTGTGGTTACCTCACAATTACACAAGGAAGTTGAGAAGCGGGGACTGTTTTATCCTCCCGATCCCGGCAGTATGAATATCTGCACACTGGGAGGTAATGTTGCCGAAAATGCCGGTGGATTGCGCGGACTGAAATATGGAGTTACCAAGGATTATGTTCTTGGATTGGAACTGGTACTACCGGATGGCGAAATACTCTCAATCGGCGGAAAAAATTTCAAAGATGTTGCGGGGTATAGCATAAAGGATATATTTATCGGAAGTGAAGGGACTTTAGGTATCATTACTAAAATCCAGTTTAAGTTAATTCCCAAACCGACCTCTGCTGTTACTCTTTTAGCTTTTTTTGATTCTGTTCCTCAGGCAGGGGAGGCGGTTGCTGAAATTATAGCGGCCAAAATTACCCCTTGCATGTTGGAATTTCTTGATAATACAACACTCCGGTGTGTTGAGGATTACACTAAACTCGGATTGCCGACCGATAAAGAAGCTGTGTTGCTCATAGAGGTTGACGGCAGGGGAAGCAGTGTAATGGAAGATGCAAATCAGGTTGAGCAGATTCTCATGAAGAACGGAGGTCAGTATATATCCAAGTCAGAGGATCCCGCGGAGTCATTACGGTTGAAGTCGGCAAGAAGAACTGCATTTTCAGCATTGGCAAGGCAGAGGCCTACTACTATACTTGAAGACGCAACGGTTCCCAGAAGCAAACTTCCGGAGATGCTTGAAAAAATTCAGTACGCGGCTAAGAAGTATGACCTGATTATAGGAAATTTCGGACATGCCGGAGATGGCAATCTGCATCCGACCTGTCTGACGGATGAACGTGATCATAAAGAAATTGAAAGAGTTCATAAGGCATTTGACTATATATTTGAGCAGGCAGTCGCTCTTGGCGGCACTATTACAGGAGAGCATGGTACCGGACTTGCAAAGAAACAATTCTTTGAAAAAATTGCTTCAAGACCTGCACTTCATGTCATGAATTCCCTTAAACTGGTTCTTGATCCGGATAACATACTAAATCCCGGTAAGATTTTTACCTTTAAGCCAAAATGCGAATCACTGATTTATGGCCGGCAAAGGTAA
- a CDS encoding (Fe-S)-binding protein has product MPHSDILTQCMHCGLCLAVCPTYDITKLERSSPRGRIRLIKELAEGKSEISDTFIKEMNFCLDCQACETACPAGVKYGQMVEAARNYITEVEAEKGLKNRIKRFFLNRILANAPALSVFSFFMALYRKSGLQWLIRKTSILKVLPGNLAEVESLSPEFEFFPPKYREIEKVYGASAAGTMAFHTGCLMKHAFGNINNDTVKLMQINGFDVLIPEDQVCCGSLHAHNGEGKMAIELAKKNIDRFTGKEYQFLISNSAGCGAFMKEYGHLFEDDPEYREKARVFSQKVKDISELLAEINFEQHCVSIAGEVTYHDACHLCHTQKITQQPRQVIKRIPGIEYKELEDSTWCCGSAGIYNVMEYESSMKFLQKKLTKIQDTRAKIVLTGNPGCIGQIKAGFQRGTEKIEVLHPVELIMRAHKKG; this is encoded by the coding sequence ATGCCGCACAGTGATATACTTACTCAGTGTATGCACTGCGGGCTCTGCCTGGCTGTATGTCCGACATATGATATTACAAAACTTGAGCGTTCATCGCCGAGGGGAAGAATCAGACTTATCAAAGAACTTGCGGAGGGGAAAAGTGAGATTTCTGATACTTTTATTAAGGAAATGAATTTCTGTCTGGATTGTCAGGCATGTGAAACCGCCTGTCCGGCAGGTGTGAAATACGGCCAGATGGTGGAGGCTGCAAGAAACTATATTACGGAAGTTGAAGCTGAAAAAGGGTTAAAAAATAGAATAAAAAGATTCTTCTTAAACCGGATACTTGCAAACGCACCGGCCCTTTCAGTTTTCTCATTCTTCATGGCTCTTTATAGAAAGAGCGGCTTACAGTGGCTGATAAGAAAAACTTCTATATTAAAAGTACTCCCCGGTAATCTTGCTGAGGTAGAATCGCTTTCACCTGAATTCGAATTTTTCCCTCCGAAGTATAGAGAAATTGAAAAGGTGTATGGAGCATCCGCGGCCGGAACCATGGCTTTTCATACCGGCTGTCTGATGAAACACGCTTTTGGGAATATTAATAATGACACCGTGAAACTTATGCAGATTAACGGCTTTGATGTCCTGATTCCTGAAGACCAGGTATGCTGCGGCTCACTGCATGCTCATAATGGGGAAGGAAAGATGGCGATTGAACTGGCAAAAAAGAATATTGACCGTTTTACCGGAAAAGAATATCAGTTTCTCATCTCTAATTCAGCCGGCTGCGGTGCTTTTATGAAGGAATATGGTCATTTGTTTGAAGATGACCCTGAGTATCGTGAGAAAGCCAGGGTTTTTTCTCAAAAGGTTAAGGATATTTCAGAATTACTCGCTGAAATCAACTTCGAGCAACATTGCGTCTCCATTGCCGGAGAAGTAACCTATCATGATGCATGCCACTTGTGCCACACCCAAAAAATCACTCAGCAGCCAAGGCAGGTGATAAAGAGGATTCCGGGCATAGAGTATAAAGAACTTGAAGATTCAACCTGGTGCTGTGGCAGTGCGGGGATCTATAATGTTATGGAATATGAATCCTCAATGAAATTTCTGCAGAAAAAGTTGACAAAAATTCAGGATACAAGAGCGAAAATCGTCCTGACGGGAAATCCGGGCTGTATCGGTCAGATTAAAGCAGGATTTCAGCGGGGAACAGAGAAAATAGAGGTATTACACCCTGTCGAGCTGATAATGAGGGCTCATAAAAAGGGCTAA
- a CDS encoding cytochrome c3 family protein: MSNNFLDYLLRIRLPITVFVVLTSFAVTYFISRAERDGVGYTPDQPVAFSHALHAGQMGIDCQYCHTSVEKSRHASIPQVATCMNCHAIARKDRPEIIKLTNYYNSGEKLPWVRIHKVPDYAYFSHASHVNKGIQCQSCHGDVELMDKVGQVNSFTMGACLDCHRNPEEKMPYLKSVNKGPDYCWACHR, translated from the coding sequence ATGTCAAACAACTTCCTCGATTACCTGCTTCGAATAAGACTGCCTATCACTGTATTTGTGGTACTAACCTCGTTTGCAGTGACATACTTCATCTCCAGAGCTGAACGGGATGGGGTAGGCTATACCCCGGATCAACCTGTTGCATTTTCACATGCACTGCATGCAGGTCAGATGGGCATAGACTGCCAGTATTGCCACACCAGCGTTGAAAAATCACGACATGCCAGTATCCCTCAGGTAGCTACCTGTATGAACTGCCATGCTATAGCCAGAAAAGACCGGCCAGAAATTATAAAACTTACCAATTATTACAATTCCGGTGAAAAGCTCCCCTGGGTTAGAATTCACAAAGTGCCTGATTATGCATACTTTAGCCACGCTTCCCACGTAAATAAGGGGATTCAGTGCCAGAGCTGCCATGGTGATGTGGAGTTAATGGACAAAGTAGGACAGGTAAACTCTTTTACCATGGGTGCTTGTCTGGATTGTCATCGTAATCCGGAAGAGAAGATGCCATATTTGAAATCCGTAAACAAAGGACCTGACTACTGTTGGGCTTGCCACAGATAG